CGGATGGGCTGGCGGCTCCAGCGGTATGACGGCGTCTCGGCCGAAACCGTCGCCGATGACCTGATCGACGTGTACAACCGGGTCTACAGCGTGCCGCCCTACCGCGGAGACCCGTTCTTCTCCGCGACCGCGTACGCCGAACGCCTGCACGACGCCCGCGCCATGCCCGGGTTCGAAGCCGTCACCGCCCGACAGGACGACGGAACCCTCGTCGGGTACGTCCACGGCGTCACCCTCCCCACCGACCGCCCCTGGTGGACCTCCCTGGCCGACCGCAGGCCCGCGGCACTCCTGGCCGCCGACCAGGACATCTTCTGGCTCCGCGAACTCATGGTCCTGCCCGACCACACCAACCGCGGCCTCGGCCGACTCCTGCACCACACCATCAACGACAGCCGCCGCGAACACCACACCACCCTCACCTGCATCGCCGGCAACGAGCCCGCCCACAGCGCCTACCAGCGATGGGGATACACGATCATGGGCCCCATCCGGCACCACCCGACATCCCCGCTCTACGACGCCATGTACCTCAGCAAGTAGGCCGACACCATGAACCCCGCCACCCCCGGCCCCATACACACCCCCTCCCGCAACGGCCGCCTCACCGGCACCCCGGCCACCCTGTTCGCCTACGGCACCCTCCAACACCCCGACGTCCTCCACGGCCTCCTCGGCCGCATACCGGCGACAACCCCAGCCACCGCCCCCGGCTGGCGCGCCGCGCCCCTGCGCGACCGCGTCTACCCCGGACTCGTACCAGATCCCACAACCACCGCCCCGGGCCTGCTCATCACCAACCTCACCCCACCCGAATGGCGAACCCTCGACGACTTCGAACACCCGGCATACGACCTGCGCCCCATCACCCTCACCAACGGCCTCACCGCAGCCGCCTACACATGGACATCCCCCGACACCACCCTCCCCGGCACCTGGTCACTCCCCGAATTCCAACAACACCACGCCACCGCATACACCCGCCGCTTCCAGCGCAACGACTGAACCCACCACCGAACCCGCCCCCGAAAAGGCGCTGGCCCCCCGGAGCGACGCACGCGACGCCGCAGACACAGCGCCCCTCACAACCTGCGAGCCGGGTCGTTCGGGGCGGCGCAGGGACAGCCACGTCTCATTGCCCGATGCTCGACGTGAACTCCGAGATGCTCGCTCGCCTCAACGAACTCCGAGCTGACCTCCTCGCCCGCTGTGAGCGGGCCGAGGCCGAAGGCCGGTTCGCAAAGCGTGAAGGCCTCGAACTCACTCGCGCTCCTGCGCTCCAAGTACTCTGACCGCATCGGCCCGCCGGGGTGGTCGGGGCGGTTGGATGTGCGGTGACGCCCGATTCGAGTGCGGGGGTGCTGTGGCTGAGCCTGCACGTGTGAACTGGCCGGCCAGGCAGGGCAAAAGCCGCAGCAGATCGCGCGTCGGAGCAGCACCGGCTCGGTGCGCTTCCGGTGCGCGATGCTGTTGGCCTCGACCGGCGAGAATCCGAACCCGGTGATTGCCCAGCTGGTGCATGCCGATAGGGACACCGTCCGGCATGCGACCCATCGGTCAACGAGATCGGCCTGGTCTGTCTGGACGCTCGGTGGGCGGAAGGCGGTTCCGGCCTGCTCAGTCCTGACGGCGAGAACTCCGTCGTCCAGACGGCCGGCTTCTAGCAGTAGCCGCCCCTCCTGGTGCCGGCTGGAGCGAGGTTGGGCCAGGGATGCCCTGCGCTGCCGGAGGCAACGGACCGTAGGAGGTCAAGAAGAGTGCGCCCCGGGTAGCCCCGGAAACTCGCGTAGGTGCCGCGGTAGTAGCAGCTCCAGTAGCTCACGACCCGACGTTGAATGCGTGCGAAGTAGGCCGGGTTGTCCACGATGAACTGCCCGTAAGCGCGGAGGCCGCAGGTGCCGGACGCTGTGAGATGACGGAGCTCATCGCAGATGACGACCAGGATCTCCAAGACGTACTCGCCGACCAGCTGCACGACAAAGGGGACGACCCATGGGTCCGTGGAACCAACGATCTTCTCCAAGTGGCGCTGCCTGACCACCCCATCGGAGTGCCTTGAGTACAGGCAGTGCAGAAGCTGACGTTGACGCGCCGAAAGCGGCGCCACCGCGTCAGTTGGCGGCTCGTCGTTGTAGAGACGCCTGGGGATGAGGACTTGTTGGCCCTCTACAACAACCGAGAACGGTGCTGCCGGCCGGAGGTGAGAAGCAGGCATGACCGACAAGGCAGCCTCGGCATCGCCTGCGAGCTCGGCCGGGAATGCCATGATCAACGGGTCACTTCTATCGCAAGGCGGCTGCACGAGCTGAGCATAGGCGGAGGCCTCTGCCTGGGCAGTCGACATCAATGGCCTCACAGCCCCTCAACCCGGCGAAAGTAGCTAATCAGCGCACAAAAGCGACCAAACGCAACGATCCGATGTTCGGCCCGTCGTTGACCTCGGCATACCCGCCCCACGCAGCGCCGCGCCCCAGCAGCAGTCCACGCCGTGAGACCCGCCATACGCACGCTCCGTCGAACGAACTGCCCTGCCGCTGCGGTCATGTCTGCGGCGGTGGGCGGGCAACCCAGTCAGGTGCCATCACCGGCCCGGCCACGGCTCGTGCAGACGTCGCCGCCACCAGTGCGCTGCCTGCCATTCGTTGTCCCGCAGGGCGTCGGGATCGGGGAGACTGCGCCGCCTGAGGTCGGCATCGAGCCGGCTGACGAGCTTCTGCAAGGCTGCCCTGCTCAGCGGCGGCAACTGGTCAAGCGCGAGCTGCAAAATGTCGCGAGCGTCGACGACATCACAGCATGGGCAGTCCGGCCACGGCAGATACAACGGCCTTCCCGGCTGGCGCAGGAAACCCTCGTATCGTTCGATCGCACTCAGCACGGAGGGCGGCCACAACTGGCGGGATTCGAGCCGAGCGGTGGAGACATCAACGGCGGCACCGAACTTTGAGACACGCTTCCTGCTCGCACGACGAGCGGCGCGCACAGCGCCGGGCGGCCTACGCGGCATCGCCCCTTCTGGCCAACATCACGGCCGCATCTTCCCACAGCCCTCCCGCAAGGTTCAGATCGCCGGAGGGGGTCCGGGGCGCGGTCCGGGGCGTTGTGGCCGGGCCGGCATCGGTGGCCGGCCGGGGGGTTGGTAGGCGGCCTGGAGGCGTGCGTCGATGTCGTGGCGGGTGTGTGGCAGGCGGTACTGGGGCTCCCGGGAACGGGCGGGCTTGGCCACGGCGGGGGCGTTGATGCCGGGGACCTTGGGCGGGCTCGCGTCGGGTGGTCCGGGCCGGACCAGGCGGCGGGCGGCAGCGTCGAGCCGGGCGCGAGGCACGTCGCCGCCGACGGTTCGGGCGCTTTCGGCGAGGAGGGCAGCCGCCTTCTCCTGGGCCGGGACGATCGCGTGGTAGGCGTCGTTGAGGGCGTCGAGTTGGCGGGCGGAGACGGAGTACCAGCGCAGACGGCGTTCCGGCTGCGGTGCGCGGTACTCGGCGGAGTCGGTGACGAGGTTGTGCTGGGTGCGCCGGAGCAGGTGGGGCCCGGCCTCGGCCAGCTGCCTCGCGACACTGGGCAGTTGGTGAAGGGCACGCAGGAGCGGGCCGAGTCCGCCGGAGTCGGCGACGACGGCAGCCGCCGGCCGTGGTGGGCGGGGCGCGGCGGGACGCCATTGCTCGCCGTGCAGCAGATGGCCGATGTGCAGGCTGATGGCGTGGGCGATGGCGGTGGCCGGGTGGGGCTGTGTCCTGGGCATCGGGCTCACCCGGCCGGCGCGCACGTCCGCGTAGCCCCACCGGGGCAGGGTCGGGTGGTCGCGGGGGTCGGTGATGTCGACGACGCAGGTGAACGACGCGCCGAGTCGCTGCCAGTGCCGCGCCGCCTCACGCAAACCGTCGGCGGTGCGGCGCATGTGCTCGCCGTCAGGGCCGATCTGGTTCGCGGCAACGTGCAGCAGCGTTCGTCCGGCGAGCAGATGCGACAGGACGAGACTGCGCCCGATGTCCCGCAGATCCGTACCGCTCATCGGCCGACCCGTGCCGCGAGCGGCCTGGAAGGTGCCCCGCACCAGCCGGTCGCAGTCCTCCGCGATCCGGTCGACCGCGCCGGGGAGGTCCGGCGCGGTCCCGCTTCGCGACGTGAGGGGCGGGTTCAGGGGGAGTTCCCCGAACTCGGGCAGCATGCCGCTGCTGGCTCGTCGGCCGAGGACGACGGCTCGGTCCAGCTCCTGCTGGGCGGCGGACAGGGCCGCGGCGACGCCGGGATTCTCGGTCCGTTCGGCCAGCCGCCCGGCGACGCGTCCGGTTTCCCACGCCAAGTCGACGACGCGGGAGACGACATAGAGCTGCGCCGGTTCGGTGGCGAGCAGGAAGAGGTAGGGGGTGAGCGGGTCGCCGTCGGGGCCCCGGTGGCTGTCGAGCACCTCGCGGGATACCGAGAGGTGTGCTCCGGCCGCGTGCAGGTGGCGTCCCGGTTCGCCGGCCGGACCGCTGATCTCGACCGACTGCCGCTGGGCTTCGGCCAGGTGACGCGCCGCGGCCGAGAAGTGCCCGCGGGTGTCGGCCAGCGCCCGGCCCATCACCGTGACCGGCCCCAGGCTCCCCGCCGCCGTTCCGGCGATCCTGTCGGGGTGGGCCCGGAGCGCGTCGAAGTACTCCCGGAGCTCGAACAACAGCGTGCGGACCTGTCCCGGCTGAGGGATGTCGGGCAACGAGTGTGCGGCCGTTCGCAATGCGTGCGCCGAGGCGTCGAACGCCGAACCCAGCGTGACCGTCACGGCTACGCGGTCCGCAACGCGCTCAGGCAGGCGGCACCGTCTTCGGCCAGCGACGCGGCCCTCGCC
Above is a genomic segment from Streptomyces marincola containing:
- a CDS encoding GNAT family N-acetyltransferase, which gives rise to MGWRLQRYDGVSAETVADDLIDVYNRVYSVPPYRGDPFFSATAYAERLHDARAMPGFEAVTARQDDGTLVGYVHGVTLPTDRPWWTSLADRRPAALLAADQDIFWLRELMVLPDHTNRGLGRLLHHTINDSRREHHTTLTCIAGNEPAHSAYQRWGYTIMGPIRHHPTSPLYDAMYLSK
- a CDS encoding gamma-glutamylcyclotransferase family protein, which codes for MNPATPGPIHTPSRNGRLTGTPATLFAYGTLQHPDVLHGLLGRIPATTPATAPGWRAAPLRDRVYPGLVPDPTTTAPGLLITNLTPPEWRTLDDFEHPAYDLRPITLTNGLTAAAYTWTSPDTTLPGTWSLPEFQQHHATAYTRRFQRND